In the genome of Cyclopterus lumpus isolate fCycLum1 chromosome 19, fCycLum1.pri, whole genome shotgun sequence, the window ACTTTATTATGTTTCTATTCTCCTCGACCGTCCGCAGGTGAAGCAGACCAGGTAACTCATGAATTATGTTCGTTCACGTTTTAATAGTTGATCAGAAACGGACTACTTTATGTGTCTGCTCAGTGTGAACCAACGGACTACTTTATGTGTCTGCTCAGTGTGAACCAACGGACTACTTTATGTGTCTGCTCAGTGTGAACCAACGGACTACTTTATGTGCGCAATAACGGCGCGTCGTGCTATTTTAGTCGGTTTAAAGGAGCTAGTTCTGGatatttaaacactttaaagTGTTTATGATGTTTATTGATGTTCCTGAACACaccctgcagtgtgtgtgtgtgtgtgtgtgttatcccaGATGAGATATATTCATCATTGATAACGACAACAAACTCAGAGGGTCTTAAAGCGGAAGACCCCCCGAGGTCCTCAAGGAGCCGTGAAGGTCTCTCCGTGTGTTGCGTGCGCATCACGTTGTGCCGTAAAGAACCCGTATTGATAGCTGTGATTGGATCGACACCAACACTGTTCACAGGTCTGTTGATGAGCTTTTAATCAGCTCCCCTGATCTCTTCAGCTaaattcatttcatttattgttttggttgtgtgcttttaatgtattcatattttatttaaggatatttctttttacatttcatctGATTATCATGAAGAATTGAAAGTTCACCGCTTTTTGGGTGTACTTGTGTTATTATGCCATCATATTATCATCATGTCGAGGGCATAACATGGTAATTATTTCTGGGACAATACATCGTCAACATAGTTTAGACTTTTGAAAATGACTAAATACCTGGCACCAAAACCACTTAGTCAGgttagaaaaaaacatcataaaaatAAGTACTTTACGTTACGTCACGTGACATAATGtcatcaataaaaatatataacaatacaaataacaagtaaaagtacagtttGTTTGTTAAGTACTAAGTCTGTTACCCTGAAAGTCTCGTACGCTGAAGGGGTCTTTGTGGGGGTCTTTGTGGGGGGGTCTGACGCCCTGAGAGTGGGACCTTGATGTGGTTCAACACCTCCTGaaaatgagtttttttgtgtggatttgttgtctcttttgtatgaaaagaaaagaaaagttgttgGTTCTTCGGGTCGTGGACATGAACCTGCTGAGCTCGTGGGGTCTTTGAGCCAACGTGTTCTTTCTCTTcttattatttacttattttcccACCGTGCCGCTCGCAGACATTGCAAACATGCCGTGAAACAGTCCTTGAGCTTTGATACGCCGTCTCCACAGGCTTCTGATTCCCAGAGATGAAAACCGTTTGATTAGAGGCCACGCCCCCAATTACAAACAAACCCATTAGTATTTAATTACAGTCCACGGAGGGAACGGCACAAAAAAAACGACTCACAGAACCAGAGAAAAGGTTCATTTCTTTGTTCCAGGTAGACTTTATGTCGCGTttgagtcaaacaggaagttagaaACACTTTCCCATCGATTTACCTCCAGAGGCGCGTCCTCGGAGTAAATCGATGTGAGGTGTGGAGATATTTACTTTATTGGGCCACtctctatacatatatatatatatatatatatatatatatatatatatatacacatacacatgtatggAAAGGGGCCTCTTGAAGGTTGATGCACTTTCGCCTCATTGATTCTGTGATCTCAGCGTACAGAAACATTAATGATTAACGTCAGAGGCCAGTTTGACATTCCTCTGATCTTTCCTGCTCTGAACAACCGATCTCTGTGTAAACATGACGGCGGAGGCGATGAATGTCCACTGACTCACGTCAGcgcagtatttatttaattgggCGTCGACCACGGCGTCGCTTTAAATGTACGTCAAGTTCTAACGATACTCAGCCTGTGCCCCTCCGTCCGTCTTGCAGGTGCTCCACGGATCGTCCGAACTGAACTCTTGGTTCGCTCCCAGTTGCCATGGCTACCAACGGCACCCCCGCGGGTTGCGGCCCCAACGTGGACTCTCTCTATTACAACCTGTGTGACCTCGACGCCGCCTGGGGCATCGTGCTGGAGGCCTTGGCGGCGGCCGGCGTCGTCTTCTGCTTCGTGCTCTTCATCTCGCTGCTGGCCAGCGTGCCCTTCGCGCGGGACGCGAACCGCCGGAGCTCGACGGCGCTGCACGCCTGCTTCCTGGTCTGCACCTTCGGCCTCTTCTGCCTGACCTTCGCCTTCATCGTGGGGAAGGACTTCTCCACGTGCGCCTCGCGGAGGTTCCTCTTCGGCGTGCTGTTCGCCGGCTGCTTCGCCTGCCTCCTGGTGCAGAGCGCGCGGCTGAACGTCCTCGTCCGGCGGGACTGCGGGCCGCGGGCTTGGGCCTTGTGcctggcggcggcggcgttgTGGCTGGTGGAGGTGGTCATCAACACCGAGTGGCTGATCATCACGGTGGTGCGCCGCCCGCGGGGGCCGCTCAACACCACGGCCCAGACCGGCGGAGCCGCGGCGCCTTGCGACATCGCCAACGAGGACTTCGTCATGGCGCTGATCTACGTGATGACCCTGATCCTGGCGGTGGTGGTGGCGAGTCTCGCCGTCATGGCGGGCAAACACGACCGGTGGAAGAAGGACGGCGCCTTCATCCTCCTGACCAGCGCGGCCTCCGTGGGGATTTGGGTGGCGTGGATCGTCATGTACGTCTACGGCAACGAGAAGAGGGGCGGGCCCACGTGGGACGACCCCACCTTGGCCATCGCCCTGGTGGCCAACGCGTgggccttcctcctcctctacacCATTCCCGACATCTGCGGCGTGACCGGCGGCGCCGAGAGCCCGCAGAGCTTCGGGGAAGACCTGTACCCGAACCGAGGAGTCGGCTACGAGACGATCCTGAAGGAGCAGAGCTCCCAGAACATGTTCGTGGAGAACAAGGCGTTCTCCATGGAGGAACCCAAACCAGGTGCGTAGGTGTCAGCATGGAGGCCGAAGTCCACCAGAGGAAGCTCGGCTCGGTGTTGACTTTGACTCATTGAACTCACATTTCTACAAATTGTACTGGCATTATTATGTCATATTATCATTGTAATAGACAATATATCATCCAACACAAGTAGTGTTAATGTGAGGATTGTACACGATGATTTAACCTTTATTTTCTGGAGTATGATGTCACTCCGGTCTCATGCAAAGCGTTTTTATTCCCCGTAAACAAACATGTGCCTGACAGTTTGTTTACTCAGTGATGCggtcataaacaaacaaacaaactacacTCTCACTGGaagttcattaaaatgtcacattgCATCATATATttgtcacatatatataaatatttatatatatatatatatattatatatttatatatatatatatatacggagaCACCCAAAAACAGAGTGATTACCCTGTAGAACCCTCAAAAGGTTCTGAAGGGCACACAGAACATGTTTAATGTGAGATAAATATGGATATTGGGCATTCAAATGACGCTGCAGGGtttctactggttctactggttctactggttctactggttctgTCCACAAACAGCCAACTGGATTCTTTAATTGGATTCTGGATTATTGCAGATAAAGATGATCTTTTAAATATCTTCAGCTCGTGTTAAACACAAACCTGATTTCAGAACCGTAaactcataaaacacattgaGTGTTTTAGGactttctattattattatcattattattattattattattatctaaagAGTTCAGATTGAGTTTTAAACTAGTTGtcattgtctttctctttctttacatCCTGTGGTTATACATCATTCATGCAGCTTGAAAGCAAACTCCCCAAAGCTCGAGATTTGTTTgttcagattattattatattttcaatatttgcTGAGTGCTAAAATGCTAAAAAGCTGCACGCACAGCTGTCGGGTGATTTGTTGACTGACGCGGAGCAGGGCGGTTTGACGTCATCGAGTCCCCGGTCAACGCCCGCGGATCCTTTCTTTGCATTGTGGGCCGTGACAAAGGATGACGGTCTGAATCATCCTCTGATGAGCGTCAGCATCACGCCTTGTGTTCGCATCGTCGCCATAGCGACCGAGGCGTGGCGACAAAGCGTCGTCTCACACGTCCacgtgtaagaaatgtgtcgtAATAAAGTCGCACCGTGTCGGGGCCGACGACCCCGAAGACGTTGCTGAGGGGCCGGCGGCCCAGAGGGGACCTAGAGGGGGCCTAGAGGGGGCCTAGAGGCTGCCTAGAGGGGGCCTAGAGGCTGCCTAGAGGGGGCCTAGAGGGGGCCCAGAGGGGGCCTAGAGGCTGCCTAGAGGGGGCCTAGAGGGGGCCCAGAGGCTGCCTAGAGGGGGCCTAGAGGGGGCCCAGAGGGGGCCTAGAGGGGGCCCCACCGGCCCCTCAGCAACGTCTTCGGGGCTGATGCCTGTGTTGTCTCCATTGCAGCGGTCAAGCCCGTGTCCCCGTACAGCGGCTACAGCGGGCAGCTGCGGGGCTCCGTGTACCAGCCCACCGAGTTGGCGCTCATCAGCAAGGCGGCGGCACACGTGAGTACGGTGACGGTGAACTGTGTGCACACGACTTCCCTTCATATTGTGTTTAATGAAGACAGTACCATTGTTATCTTTATGGGCAatgttttacaataaataaatgaaatctaTTGCGTTAGAAGTTGTCGTCTTAATTGTAGGCGTGGAAGGTCTGTCAAGCCTTTTTGAATATGATGCAGCAGCGTGCATGGGGCTCTATATGTATGATTatcatttaactttatttatatagtattTCTCAAAAACTAAAATAGTGCTGCATCAACATAAAGCAATGAAATAAACAGGGAAAAGAGACAAATCAGGTAGCAAAGCAGCTCCAGGGCAGTTAGAAATATGAAtgtacaaacatttaaaaaaatgtttttaaaaagacaaaaaatagaAGCAGCTTTCTGAGAtttttaaagagtccagggaGATGATATTGTAAAGAGTTGGTTAACTAGTTGACTCTTAGAGAACTTGAGGTTCTCCAGAGAACGTGcactcccccctccctcatTTCTTGGATGCCGATGTTGTGCAGCGCCCTCCGGAGGTCTCCTATGACATGGCCATCCCCCGAGCCTCCACCCACTCAGCGGCCGGCAGCGGGAGCGGCACGCCGCCGACACACGCCGAGAGCGCCGCTCACACTCAAGCTAACGGAAACAGCGTAGgtcgtctcctccctccttgctcctccctcctcgctcctccctcATCGCTTCTCCCTCTtcgctcctccctccttgctcctccctccttcctccttgctcctccctcctcgcttctccctcctcgctccttcctccttgctcctccctcctccctcctcctcaacctttttcacccctcccccccacacacgccGAGAGCGCCGCTCATACTCAGGCTAACGGAAACAGCGTAGgtcgtctcctccctcctcgctactccctcctccctcctagctcctccctcctcgctcctccctcctcgctcctccctcctccctccttgctcctccctcctcgctcctccctccttgctcctccctcctccctccttgctcctccctccttcctccttgctcctccctcctcgctcctccctcctccctcctccctccttcctcctccctcctacctcctccctcctcgctcctccctcctccctcctccttcctcctcaacctttttcaccccctccccctctgtgcTCCTGCCGTATCCATGGCAACCCCTTCTCCAGGTTGACCATGAATCACTTCTTTGTCCGGGTGGTTTTTGGAGGACCCAGTTTCCTCTGTAGAAATGTTGGAGGGTTTGATTTCACGTGATTTGTCTCTTtctggtctttttcttttccactcgTCCTCGGTCGCTCTGCTGTGTCCGTCCTCCACAAATGAGCCGACCTCTCTGGTTAGAACTGTAACCGTCTCACCTTGCTGCTGTTTGACCACCCGTCTGTCTTCGTCTCCAGGGGAACGGTCTCCACAGGACGTCCCAGTGGTGACCACGCCGACCTCCCACCCCTCagattcactgtgtgtgtgtttgccgtTGCTCCGTGGTTCTCTAAGCTGGTTCTAAGAGGAACCCTGGTCACATGTGGAGCTTAATTctgggtcccccccccccaagctgGAAAACAGCCAAACCTTCTATTGACTGGCTTCATCTGAGCTGGCCGAGTGTCAGACAGCGTGGAGCTTCATTTGGATGTCAAAGCCGTGGCTTTGGGGCAGAACAAAGACTTTTTGCTTCGGTGGCCGGACTGTGAGCTCTCAGCTGGACGGTGCTGAGGCCGCACAtatatgacccccccccccccacccccaacacacaccaTAAACAAACCTGCACCACCGGTGGaactttatttacttatttaggATTGGGAATATTGTTAATAACCTCAAAAGTCATACGTAAAATGGAGCAACTGCTATTGGAATGATGTAAATACGTTGTTAATGTGTCAATGGTTGAACACTGCATGGAAGCATTGTATGAATATGtctatttaattttatttatagcACCACTGTGTGCTATTTGATGATTTATTCCTACAATCAAACAATCACTTGAATAGAAGTAGAGCTTCTTATAACGTCTTATAACGCTTAATGTTCGCATAGAAggtttcttcatttctttcctataataaaaacattattcaatGAGATACTTTTGTACCCCGACTTGAGTCCAAGTGACCCCCGTGTCTCGGCCCAGTTGGTAGGAAGAAATGTTGGCGTTGTGTGTTTCAATGTTGGCGTTGTGTGTTTCAATGTTGGCATTGTGTGTTTCAATGTTGGCATTGTGTGTTTCAATGTTGGCGTTGTGTATTTCAATGTTGGCATTGTGTGTTTCAATGTTggcattgtgtgtttctgcaaatAAATTAGTCAGAATGGAGGCGTGGCCTCTTTAAGTGACAGGCGGGTGCTGTGTCCTCTGCTGCTTCACCCAGCCGCCTAAGCTTCAATGTTACGTTGTTCAGTTCAGTTGTTAcaatgttacgttgttacaatgttgcgttaccttgttgcgttacctcgtcgcgttaccttgttacgttacctcgttgcgttaccttgttacgttacctcgttacgttaccttgttgcgttacctcgtcgcgttaccttgttacgttaccttgttacgttaccttgttacgttacctcgtcgcgttaccttgttacgttaccttgttacgttacctcgtcgcgttaccttgttacgttaccttgttacgttaccttgttacgttacctcgtcgcgttaccttgttacgttaccttgttacgttaccttgttacgttaccttgttgcgttacctcgtcgcgttaccttgttacgttaccttgttacgttacctcgtcgcgttaccttgttacgttacctcgttacgttaccttgttgcTTTACCTCGTcgcgttaccttgttacgttaccttgttacgttaccttgttacgttacctcgTCGCGTTACCTCGTTACGTTACCTCATCGCGTTACCTCGTCGCGTTACCTCGTTGCGTTACCTCGTTGCGTTACCTCGTTGCGTTACTTCGTCACGTTACCTCGtcacgttaccttgttacgttaccttgttacgttaccttgtcgCGTTACCTCgttgcgttaccttgttacgttaccttgttacgttaccttgttacgttaccttgtcgCGTTACCTTGtcacgttaccttgttacgttaccttgttacgttaccttgttacgttaccttgtcgcgttaccttgttacgttacctcgtcgcgttaccttgttacgttacctcgtcacgttaccttgttacgttacctcgtcacgttaccttgttacgttacctcgTCACGTTACCTCGTCGCGTTACCTCgttgcgttaccttgttactttattattttaacacaaaccatgatGTTCTTTCAAACTTTAAGCTAAACCGAACCAATCGTTTACCAACGCTAACCACGTGGCCTTGTGCATTTCTGCAACCGTATTCATGAAACTTATTTTGGGGTTCAGAAGAGTCGATGTACAATTCCAACATTTCTTCTGGTGACCGGGTTGTTCTTTCGGATGCAGTTCCAGCGGCCTCCAGAACCTTCTTGGCTATATTTGACTATGTTAAGTCCTTTCACACTGGTTGGCTCCAGCAAACTCCAGCAGGACTCGCTTTGGAGACTCCGATATCAACAACATGTCGACTGCTGGATGAACCTGAATGTGGCTGCATCCAACCATCTTTAATGATTAACCTGTTAGTCTGTCTGTACAATCTCAGAGCTTTGGCTTCTCTGAGTTTGTTGTTCTTTCAGAAAAACACATATTCAATtcataatgaaagaaaacagacacagCTTGTGTTTGATTATTGAGAGAAAACACAATCTTCTTGTTTTAACTGTTAAAAAGACCAATGAGAGAAACCCTTGAAGAGAAACGTGAAAGATCTCACAGCTGTTCATAATGCCTTTGATTTAATGTATCGACATGTTTTTGACCAGAGACGCTGTGTGATAATCTTTAAAATACAGCAAATAAATACCCACTTGTTATGaatagtgtgtgttttcttattgATATTGCATGTTCTTGTGAGGTGATGAGGGCAGTCAGAGGGTGTAATATGCTGTATTCTGTGGGTGGTTATCATACAAAGGAGAAGATCTGCATTTATGAAACATGCAACAGATGGTTATGCATGTCCTGCTGCAGACATACAAGAGTCTGGAGACGGTAATACACTCTCTGACATGCATTTAACCTTTTACCACGTTAATATTTGAATAAAGGTGGTTATATTTATTCCACACACATCATGACTGTAGTTCAAATACAAGCTGGAGGTCCATTGTTTCGTGAGAGGAACAGCAGGCGCACACAATTCAATCAGGTTCATCAAACACATCCATCGACCTGAGCTCACTGACAGCTTCAAGGTCATCAGAGGAGACGGAAACAATTCACCATCTGTTTGCTATCTTCAGTCTCATGTCAAACATCGCAACTCTTCAAATGTaagtaaattcatccataaatgaATGTACAAACCTGACAGCTGTTacttcttaaagggccagtgtggaTCATGTCAGGGGATTTATAAGCAGAAAAGGtaatttaatattcataaatatgtgTTATTGTTAATGCGGGGAGACACACTAATAGGTGAGAACAAATTAAGAATGGTAAAAAAAGTACATTGAgtataatattaaattaatactaGTATCAGGCAAAGTGGGAATGTGTTcaaaattttattttattttattatatgtattccACTAATTCAATTCATTGTTCTGACC includes:
- the gprc5c gene encoding G-protein coupled receptor family C group 5 member C; this translates as MATNGTPAGCGPNVDSLYYNLCDLDAAWGIVLEALAAAGVVFCFVLFISLLASVPFARDANRRSSTALHACFLVCTFGLFCLTFAFIVGKDFSTCASRRFLFGVLFAGCFACLLVQSARLNVLVRRDCGPRAWALCLAAAALWLVEVVINTEWLIITVVRRPRGPLNTTAQTGGAAAPCDIANEDFVMALIYVMTLILAVVVASLAVMAGKHDRWKKDGAFILLTSAASVGIWVAWIVMYVYGNEKRGGPTWDDPTLAIALVANAWAFLLLYTIPDICGVTGGAESPQSFGEDLYPNRGVGYETILKEQSSQNMFVENKAFSMEEPKPAVKPVSPYSGYSGQLRGSVYQPTELALISKAAAHRPPEVSYDMAIPRASTHSAAGSGSGTPPTHAESAAHTQANGNSGNGLHRTSQW